A window from Megalobrama amblycephala isolate DHTTF-2021 linkage group LG21, ASM1881202v1, whole genome shotgun sequence encodes these proteins:
- the LOC125256858 gene encoding galanin receptor type 2: MVNGTTESNSSSLGPSDVERVLVPIFDSFILVTGVVGHILVLIIICRTMRRGCGQPSGGRTGGLQQTNANGTDVFLLSLSVADLLLLSCLPYHTVAIATHHWPFGSFMCKSVSFLSAMCTAASAFTLAALAFARYIIVVHQSKAYRWRREGRLKVTAGVLWIPAVVLASPQFAWRTLISGLDNHEAREDLACFNFLSDKSQLAYGVCHFLLAFAFPLLIIVIAYAKIYHFLKITRRDRTTQTDRLEHYHVHVTQMSALLVLAFALCWLPSYGLMFVQIVEGDNAVGTLPQFGPFATFARIMATSSTVVNPILYVFMSEKFRKELMDLVQGGCGNRPS, translated from the coding sequence ATGGTTAACGGGACTACTGAGTCAAACAGTTCCAGTCTTGGGCCAAGTGATGTTGAGCGAGTGTTGGTACCCATATTTGACAGCTTCATCCTGGTGACCGGGGTAGTAGGACACATCCTGGTTCTGATCATCATCTGTCGAACGATGCGGCGAGGATGTGGACAGCCCAGTGGAGGAAGGACAGGAGGACTCCAACAGACAAATGCAAACGGCACAGATGTTTTTCTTCTGTCATTAAGTGTGGCGGACCTTCTCCTACTTTCCTGTCTTCCATATCACACAGTTGCCATTGCAACCCATCACTGGCCGTTTGGAAGCTTTATGTGCAAGTCCGTCAGCTTCCTGAGTGCAATGTGTACAGCCGCCAGTGCCTTTACACTTGCCGCTTTGGCTTTTGCTCGGTACATCATCGTGGTTCATCAGTCCAAAGCGTATCGATGGCGCAGAGAGGGGCGTTTAAAGGTGACTGCAGGCGTACTGTGGATACCAGCTGTTGTGTTGGCATCGCCTCAGTTCGCTTGGAGGACGCTGATTTCAGGGCTGGACAACCATGAAGCTCGTGAGGACCTGGCATGTTTTAATTTCCTTTCTGACAAGAGCCAGTTGGCATATGGAGTGTGCCACTTCCTACTGGCTTTTGCATTTCCACTTTTGATCATTGTAATAGCCTATGCCAAGATATACCATTTCCTCAAAATCACCAGGCGGGATCGCACAACTCAGACTGACCGTTTGGAGCACTACCATGTTCACGTCACCCAGATGTCTGCTCTGTTAGTGCTGGCGTTTGCATTGTGCTGGCTGCCTTCCTATGGCTTGATGTTTGTTCAAATAGTTGAGGGTGACAATGCGGTTGGAACTTTACCTCAATTTGGACCCTTTGCTACGTTTGCTCGCATCATGGCAACCTCTTCTACAGTGGTCAACCCCATTCTCTATGTTTTCATGTCAGAGAAATTCAGGAAGGAACTAATGGATCTGGTTCAAGGAGGCTGTGGAAACAGACCCTCCTAA